The following coding sequences are from one Haploplasma axanthum window:
- a CDS encoding ABC transporter ATP-binding protein/permease produces the protein MIKIVEGTKTFENKYKGLKNISIDISNSGLYLFSGSSGSGKTTLLNCLVGIDTFDVSKTQNIIPSGQAAIVFQDYQLIEHFTIYENALFILEINGDKDVRKIDHALKKLNLYEWKDHKSSELSGGQKQRVSILRAFLSNKPIIVADEPTGNLDLKQSLEIAKILKEISETRIVLVSSHDLNIFEALANEIFLIEDGTIKSHHIKSENSNKPIISNKNSTEKLTFKHIFRFATKGYSTQKSKALILIFTLVFSFILALTALNIMNNNVYKIKEKRYKSEEIEYLELVSFDNNGGAISIEDSTKNELIKKYNWDDYMEFIEIFPNKIPVILNKVPQKIDINRIYLTDEIKLKTISDQKKIEDNDVFISYKIAKQIIEKNNMAEIKELLNTEITINNTVLRIVNIIDEDKEYSLNLSNNEKDVLIKIEQAIYLNENTFIKISNKTIRDRVMLTTNSIDNQIERRITNYNDAFHKELFLGDATLSDNDVIISYQDALSIAKDENLENLLNKELEVVFYKYIFGNRSYTLSERKTFNIKGILVDSFEQIPWIFSDESYLKISYNYGLNNYKNSSLNGISINNYSKSLLEDLDKLNIRDYSYSSLDINVTDEYISSISNIIIVIGGILILVSALIILSYINNSIIEKTPEIGLLRSFNIKLRQITFIFIVEIMILLVSVFIVSIISEIFIIQLFNKMLINQGLISFNYIYYSLYSPLMLTALLLILTFVFSLMIISKLRTKTSIQLIRYV, from the coding sequence ATGATAAAAATCGTAGAGGGTACTAAAACTTTTGAAAATAAGTATAAGGGGCTAAAAAATATTAGTATAGATATATCAAATTCAGGACTATATTTATTTAGTGGATCTTCGGGTTCAGGTAAAACAACACTATTAAATTGTCTTGTGGGGATTGATACTTTTGATGTATCAAAAACCCAAAATATAATACCTAGTGGACAAGCAGCAATAGTCTTTCAAGATTATCAATTAATTGAACATTTTACTATTTACGAGAATGCACTATTTATATTAGAAATAAACGGGGATAAAGATGTAAGAAAAATTGATCATGCTTTAAAGAAACTTAATTTATATGAATGGAAAGACCATAAATCAAGTGAACTATCAGGTGGTCAGAAACAAAGAGTATCAATATTACGAGCATTTTTAAGTAATAAGCCAATTATTGTTGCTGATGAGCCAACAGGAAATCTAGATTTAAAACAGTCCTTAGAAATAGCCAAAATACTAAAAGAAATTAGTGAAACAAGAATTGTTTTAGTATCTTCTCACGATTTAAACATATTTGAAGCGTTAGCAAATGAAATTTTCCTTATAGAGGATGGTACTATTAAATCACATCATATTAAAAGTGAAAATTCTAATAAACCTATAATTTCAAATAAAAATAGTACTGAGAAACTGACTTTTAAACACATATTTAGATTTGCTACTAAAGGGTATAGTACTCAAAAATCTAAGGCATTAATTTTAATTTTCACTTTAGTTTTTAGTTTTATTCTTGCACTTACAGCATTAAATATTATGAATAATAATGTTTACAAAATAAAAGAAAAGCGATATAAGTCAGAAGAAATTGAGTATTTGGAATTAGTATCTTTTGATAATAATGGTGGTGCAATATCCATTGAAGATTCAACAAAAAATGAACTTATAAAAAAATATAATTGGGATGATTATATGGAATTTATAGAAATATTTCCTAACAAGATACCTGTTATATTAAACAAAGTACCACAAAAAATTGATATTAACAGAATTTATTTGACTGATGAAATAAAACTTAAAACCATTAGTGATCAAAAAAAGATTGAGGATAATGATGTTTTTATTAGTTATAAAATTGCAAAGCAAATAATCGAAAAGAATAATATGGCTGAAATAAAAGAGTTGTTAAATACTGAAATAACAATTAATAATACTGTTCTTAGAATAGTAAACATTATAGATGAGGATAAAGAATATTCATTAAACTTATCAAACAATGAAAAAGATGTTTTAATAAAAATAGAACAGGCAATTTATCTTAATGAAAATACATTTATAAAAATTAGTAATAAAACAATTAGAGATAGAGTAATGTTAACTACTAATTCGATAGATAATCAGATAGAAAGAAGAATAACAAATTATAACGATGCATTTCATAAAGAACTTTTTCTTGGTGATGCTACACTTAGTGATAATGATGTAATTATTTCTTATCAAGATGCTTTAAGTATTGCTAAAGATGAAAATTTAGAAAATCTTTTAAATAAAGAACTTGAAGTAGTGTTTTATAAATATATTTTTGGTAATAGGTCATATACATTGAGTGAAAGAAAAACATTTAATATAAAAGGTATTCTTGTAGATTCTTTTGAACAAATTCCTTGGATTTTTAGTGATGAATCATATTTGAAAATCTCATATAATTATGGACTAAATAATTATAAAAATAGTTCTTTAAATGGTATTTCAATCAATAACTACTCAAAATCTTTACTAGAGGATCTAGATAAATTAAATATTAGAGATTATTCCTATTCAAGTTTAGATATAAATGTAACAGATGAGTACATAAGTTCAATCTCAAATATTATTATAGTAATTGGTGGAATATTGATTTTAGTTTCTGCATTAATAATACTATCGTATATAAATAATTCAATTATTGAAAAAACACCAGAAATTGGATTATTAAGATCTTTTAATATAAAATTAAGACAAATAACTTTCATATTTATAGTGGAAATAATGATTTTGTTAGTTTCAGTATTTATAGTAAGTATTATATCCGAAATTTTCATAATTCAATTATTCAATAAAATGCTGATTAACCAAGGATTGATTTCATTCAACTATATTTACTATAGTTTATATTCACCTTTAATGCTTACAGCACTTTTATTGATATTAACATTTGTCTTCTCATTAATGATTATATCAAAGTTAAGAACTAAGACTTCAATTCAACTGATTAGATATGTTTAG
- a CDS encoding YolD-like family protein codes for MNKYKDRGIIKWSPFDSLAGFNDLYTELKYKLGKMDKPILSEDQLNEMDINLNKAISNNCEISVTYYQDGYRKNIFGYISKIDYLNMCIYIERNKLEINSIVDLFVYD; via the coding sequence ATGAATAAATATAAAGATCGCGGAATAATTAAATGGAGCCCTTTTGATAGTTTAGCAGGATTTAATGATTTATATACAGAACTAAAATATAAACTAGGAAAAATGGATAAACCAATTTTATCTGAAGACCAATTAAATGAAATGGATATAAACCTAAATAAGGCTATATCCAATAATTGTGAAATATCTGTTACATATTATCAAGATGGTTATCGTAAAAATATTTTTGGTTATATATCAAAGATTGATTATCTTAATATGTGTATTTATATTGAAAGAAACAAACTTGAAATTAATTCAATTGTTGATTTATTTGTTTATGATTAA
- a CDS encoding Y-family DNA polymerase — MEEYKLHKNILCIDLKSFYASVECAFRNLDPFETPLVVADRSRGDAAICLATTPYLRNLGVKNRGRIFEIPENLREKVIYARPQMKLYMEYTLKIIEIYLEFISEEDLYVYSIDEAFLDVTNYLSYYKMTDIELAKKIVDRIHNDLGLYASCGVGPNMLMSKLALDIDSKKEKDSIAKWTYDDIESKLWPVTPISKMWGIGRQMEKNLNKLGLITIGDIANYNINLLKSRFGVIGEELWYHTHGIDMSILQEKDMLRNKNKSIGNTQVLFHDYYSPEIYTIILEMADEITRRLRLSKKKCKVMHFGMRYSKDFGSFHKQVSFDQPTSNFKDIYHACIKVFDNLYDGTSPIKGVSISLSSLVVTSIYQFDMFEDFEEIEKERKLLESLDKVKLRYGKNAINRASSLSEASTIIERNKLIGGHHE, encoded by the coding sequence ATGGAAGAATACAAATTACATAAAAATATTCTATGTATTGATTTGAAAAGTTTTTATGCTTCAGTTGAGTGTGCTTTTAGAAATCTTGATCCTTTTGAAACTCCTTTAGTTGTTGCTGATAGATCCAGAGGAGATGCTGCTATTTGCCTAGCCACTACTCCATATTTAAGGAATTTAGGTGTTAAAAATCGAGGAAGAATTTTTGAAATCCCAGAAAATTTAAGAGAAAAAGTTATTTATGCTAGACCTCAAATGAAATTATATATGGAATACACGTTAAAAATTATTGAAATATATTTAGAATTTATTTCTGAAGAAGATTTATATGTTTATTCAATTGATGAGGCTTTTTTAGATGTAACAAACTATCTAAGTTATTATAAAATGACTGATATTGAATTAGCTAAAAAAATTGTTGATAGAATTCATAATGATTTAGGTTTATATGCTAGTTGTGGCGTAGGACCTAATATGTTAATGTCAAAGTTGGCACTTGATATTGATTCTAAAAAAGAAAAAGACTCAATAGCAAAATGGACTTATGATGACATTGAATCAAAACTTTGGCCTGTTACTCCTATATCTAAAATGTGGGGAATAGGAAGACAAATGGAAAAGAATCTTAATAAACTTGGATTAATAACTATTGGTGATATTGCTAATTACAATATTAATCTTCTAAAATCACGTTTCGGAGTTATCGGTGAAGAGTTATGGTATCACACTCATGGAATTGATATGAGTATCTTGCAAGAAAAAGATATGCTTAGAAATAAGAATAAAAGTATCGGAAACACACAAGTTTTGTTTCATGATTATTATTCACCTGAAATCTATACAATTATCTTAGAAATGGCTGATGAAATAACTAGAAGACTTAGACTAAGCAAAAAAAAATGTAAAGTAATGCATTTTGGAATGCGATATTCAAAAGATTTTGGTAGTTTCCATAAACAAGTAAGTTTTGATCAACCAACATCAAACTTCAAAGATATTTATCACGCATGTATAAAAGTATTTGATAATCTATATGATGGAACAAGTCCTATAAAAGGTGTATCAATATCACTTTCTAGTTTAGTTGTTACTAGCATTTATCAATTTGATATGTTTGAGGATTTTGAAGAAATTGAAAAAGAACGAAAACTCTTAGAATCCCTTGATAAAGTAAAATTACGTTATGGGAAAAATGCAATTAACAGAGCTTCTTCTTTATCTGAAGCCTCAACAATAATTGAAAGAAATAAACTAATTGGTGGTCATCATGAATAA
- a CDS encoding flavin reductase family protein, whose amino-acid sequence MSLIKPNQLTEKENYKILSGTIIPRPIAFVTTINENETINGAPFSFFNVVSANPPLISLSILKRDSKSKDTARNIIKNKEFVVNIPSASFFEQINDAALSLEYNKSEVDLVGLTKIQSELIKTPGIKEALVRFEVVLEQHLEINESADLIIGKIVLYHLDEKIYDGSYIDYKVLDPLGRIAGSNYVKLSNIVTFKRPK is encoded by the coding sequence GTGAGTCTAATTAAACCAAATCAATTAACTGAAAAAGAGAATTATAAAATTTTATCTGGAACAATTATTCCAAGACCGATTGCTTTTGTTACTACTATTAATGAGAATGAAACAATAAATGGTGCACCTTTTAGCTTCTTTAATGTTGTATCAGCTAATCCGCCACTTATTTCATTATCAATTTTAAAAAGAGATTCAAAATCAAAGGATACTGCTAGAAACATCATTAAGAATAAAGAGTTTGTTGTTAATATTCCAAGTGCAAGCTTTTTCGAACAGATTAATGATGCAGCATTATCTCTTGAATATAATAAAAGTGAGGTTGACCTTGTTGGTCTTACAAAGATTCAAAGCGAATTAATTAAAACACCAGGAATTAAAGAAGCTTTAGTTAGATTTGAAGTTGTTTTAGAGCAACATCTAGAAATTAATGAAAGTGCAGATTTAATTATTGGAAAGATTGTTCTCTACCACTTAGATGAAAAAATATATGATGGTTCTTATATTGATTATAAAGTTCTAGATCCGTTAGGAAGAATAGCAGGCAGTAACTATGTCAAACTCTCTAATATCGTTACTTTTAAAAGACCGAAATAA
- a CDS encoding aldo/keto reductase: MKYQHIGASDIYASRVALGLMRIADKTHEEAVEIIKTAYDAGINFFDHADIYGGGKSELVFAKAMKELNIPREKYYLQSKVGIKPGIAYDFSMEHILKSVDEILERLETDYLDSLLLHRADMLWEPEEIAKAFKILKENGKVRKFGVSNMHQFQLSYLKSKLDFPIIANQLQFSIMHADMVSTGTFVNTNLKNDGFNAIGIIDYLREHNITIQAWSPFQYGRYEGVFIDNDKFPELNEKLDEIAKKYRTTKTTLSVAWILRHPANIQTIIGTMNPKRIKECAQATEIILSREEWYEIYIAAGNRIL; this comes from the coding sequence ATGAAGTATCAACATATTGGAGCATCAGATATTTATGCATCACGAGTTGCATTAGGATTAATGAGAATTGCTGATAAGACTCATGAAGAAGCAGTTGAAATAATAAAAACAGCATATGATGCAGGAATCAATTTTTTTGATCATGCAGATATTTATGGTGGAGGTAAAAGTGAATTAGTTTTTGCTAAAGCGATGAAGGAGTTAAATATTCCACGTGAAAAATATTATCTACAATCTAAAGTAGGTATTAAACCAGGCATTGCATATGATTTTAGTATGGAACATATTTTAAAAAGCGTTGATGAGATTTTAGAAAGATTAGAAACTGATTATCTAGATTCATTATTATTACATCGTGCTGATATGTTATGGGAACCAGAAGAAATAGCAAAAGCATTTAAGATATTAAAGGAAAATGGAAAAGTTAGAAAATTTGGTGTTTCTAATATGCATCAATTCCAATTATCATATTTGAAATCAAAATTAGATTTTCCAATAATTGCTAATCAATTACAATTTTCAATTATGCATGCTGATATGGTATCAACTGGAACATTTGTTAATACAAATTTAAAGAATGATGGATTTAATGCTATTGGAATAATTGATTATTTAAGAGAACATAATATTACTATTCAAGCATGGTCTCCATTTCAATATGGAAGATATGAAGGTGTATTTATTGATAATGATAAATTCCCTGAATTGAATGAAAAATTAGATGAGATTGCTAAAAAATATCGAACTACAAAAACAACATTATCAGTAGCGTGGATTTTAAGACATCCAGCAAATATTCAAACAATTATTGGAACAATGAATCCAAAAAGAATTAAAGAATGTGCACAAGCAACTGAAATTATACTTTCCAGAGAAGAATGGTATGAAATATATATCGCAGCAGGAAATAGAATATTATAA
- a CDS encoding P-loop NTPase family protein — translation MRNNDYSFFRINSKDDFEELLEISSKNKVEYGFIGKKSKFITKYSVKDNVTIKDILEYKTNNWKKLNKVLKDLDLYDIKDKKIKEVTFLEEQKIALAREIYNGKKVIIVDEQDIYLDENAISTFYQLLKDESMERTIIVNTDNNSLINSYDIKIINKEEIIRIFKDEKKNINKSFYYYHLRKYFLKNISKFILTLSMILLLMITLILFIHKSPNRLTIEKLRKDEITHLEFKTNDHGLYESNDFADTYIYNRLNHLSSIEITEVKDFNHFKLNLKTGRYPNNNSEIIISSNTEMKEYQGNALGKKLIISGYNNDHELEIVGVLKDFKVNDENKLNFFANYGFREAFMKENSYGYAKFDFLINNKIISYSHAIFTTLKDTNNVQDEDRLFTRNGEEDKKNVILKEDEIIINLYLYNVLFKNQDNYLTISDLESRILGFNNYVKFDNSKYVKDTNRISKYYKVVGIIKSIGTENYPLILGTNDLLQEVLIKNDDFSLKMVDTSFKGLNKILVDNGYNTDNEIYLDYYRKLEISNNNIKDAKYIWLIISLVITVLVILINKMFSENELLENQVLESFGYNIKKMKIKFFIIKLISIFIAFGISASIVNKYVINNINKQLIENNVKLVGLNIYNGALTILIAVSVIWYTSFKNNKKDDTI, via the coding sequence ATGAGAAATAATGATTATTCTTTTTTTAGGATAAATAGTAAAGATGATTTTGAAGAACTACTAGAAATCTCTAGTAAGAATAAAGTGGAATATGGTTTTATCGGTAAGAAAAGTAAGTTTATTACAAAATATAGTGTTAAAGATAATGTAACAATAAAAGATATTTTGGAGTATAAAACTAATAATTGGAAAAAATTGAATAAAGTATTAAAAGATCTAGATTTATACGATATTAAAGATAAGAAAATTAAAGAAGTAACGTTTTTAGAGGAGCAAAAAATAGCTTTAGCAAGAGAAATTTACAACGGAAAAAAAGTAATTATTGTCGATGAACAAGATATCTATCTAGATGAAAATGCTATTAGTACTTTTTATCAACTATTAAAAGATGAGTCAATGGAAAGAACTATAATTGTAAATACAGATAATAATAGCTTAATTAATAGTTATGATATAAAAATAATTAACAAAGAAGAAATTATTAGAATATTTAAAGATGAAAAAAAGAATATAAATAAGAGTTTTTATTATTATCATTTAAGAAAATATTTTTTAAAAAATATTTCTAAATTTATTTTGACATTATCAATGATTTTATTATTAATGATAACTTTAATTTTATTTATTCATAAAAGTCCAAATAGACTTACTATTGAAAAATTAAGAAAAGATGAGATTACTCATCTTGAGTTTAAAACAAATGATCATGGACTATATGAAAGTAATGATTTTGCTGATACATACATATACAATAGATTAAATCATTTAAGTAGTATAGAAATAACTGAAGTTAAAGATTTTAATCACTTTAAATTAAATTTAAAAACAGGAAGATATCCAAATAATAATAGTGAAATTATAATAAGTAGCAATACAGAAATGAAAGAATATCAAGGTAATGCTTTAGGAAAAAAACTTATTATTAGTGGTTACAATAATGATCACGAACTTGAAATTGTTGGTGTCTTAAAAGATTTTAAAGTTAATGATGAAAATAAACTTAATTTTTTTGCTAATTACGGATTTAGAGAAGCATTTATGAAAGAAAATAGTTACGGATATGCTAAATTTGATTTTTTGATAAATAACAAGATAATTTCTTATAGTCATGCTATATTTACTACGCTAAAGGATACGAATAATGTGCAAGATGAAGATAGATTGTTTACTAGAAATGGTGAAGAAGATAAAAAAAATGTAATCTTAAAAGAAGATGAAATAATTATAAACTTATATTTATACAATGTACTATTTAAAAATCAAGATAATTATTTAACAATATCTGATTTAGAAAGTCGGATATTAGGTTTTAATAATTACGTAAAATTTGATAATTCTAAATATGTGAAAGATACAAATAGAATAAGCAAATATTACAAAGTTGTTGGTATTATTAAAAGTATAGGAACAGAGAATTATCCACTAATTTTAGGTACTAATGATTTACTTCAAGAAGTATTGATCAAGAATGATGATTTTAGTTTAAAAATGGTAGATACTAGTTTTAAAGGTTTGAATAAGATTCTTGTTGATAATGGATATAATACAGACAATGAGATATATTTAGATTACTATCGAAAACTTGAAATAAGTAATAATAATATTAAAGATGCAAAGTATATTTGGTTAATAATCTCGTTAGTGATTACTGTGCTAGTGATACTTATCAATAAGATGTTTAGTGAGAATGAATTATTAGAAAATCAAGTATTAGAATCATTTGGTTATAATATCAAAAAAATGAAAATTAAGTTTTTTATAATAAAGCTAATAAGTATATTTATAGCATTTGGAATCAGTGCTTCAATTGTTAATAAATATGTAATTAATAATATTAATAAACAACTAATAGAGAATAATGTTAAACTAGTAGGTTTAAACATTTACAATGGTGCATTAACAATACTCATAGCAGTTTCAGTTATTTGGTATACTAGTTTTAAAAATAATAAAAAAGATGATACTATTTAA
- a CDS encoding ATP-binding cassette domain-containing protein produces the protein MIKLTNVSKGYFKNGKYEYVLDDINLEINSCGLITLLGENGSGKTTLLKIIAKKIDMSRGEYDINFTDENVTDSKLITYMGHEYNYIDHLTVFENVYESMLINKGASFKIDEVNDYLKITNLFNEKDTKASNLSEGEKQRLSIIRTVIKDSYVYIYDEPTSKLNLENIKIIKDLIVKQAKKKIVIIATHEKLFLDESDRIIKLANGKIVSDEQKIKSNNTISVNENRTENEVNLVIKTILKTDLLRKPSNLFPKFFYTLLVLVITLLAILNFNYNKIYYGNYFDNYVEVARKDGKEFSSNEYEKFSNNKYIENVYVNEIIYYVEDYASNSQKLVNVYSSSNFKTDDLIIGRLPKNANEIVLTSEYLKYYQLHTNDFYYQSNIKNMKVIGISNEYNIVSKEKFIELIGNSMFKKNGIRIKGNGFDKTYISIINFLKFNEELKEDEYIINIGNEMEESSEFLKNLNDENKVFLAKTNTEVIFEIDPIVKHVSGSLASVEINYKTFEKIISQYKDEFSIKYNDYSSDLIRLKINKYSDFLKLENSIGNDYVFLTNNHILNERYKDNYFDILVFITLFLCFIYLNLKIYLRIITKKELKNIEKRIENGLNSNLINLINMIKNTIVFIASLIFSILCVYIIKIFFPYLSAYFKVSQFWVLISIFFSIIVLKMFLSIKIFSKKEKNGGSTI, from the coding sequence ATGATTAAATTAACAAATGTTTCTAAAGGGTATTTTAAAAACGGAAAATATGAATATGTACTCGATGATATTAATTTAGAAATAAATAGTTGCGGTTTAATTACCCTCTTAGGAGAAAATGGATCAGGTAAAACTACATTATTGAAAATAATTGCCAAAAAAATAGACATGAGTCGAGGGGAATATGATATTAATTTTACCGATGAAAATGTAACAGATAGTAAGTTAATTACATATATGGGACATGAATACAATTATATTGATCATTTAACTGTTTTTGAAAATGTATATGAATCAATGTTGATTAATAAAGGCGCTTCATTTAAAATTGATGAAGTAAATGACTATTTAAAAATTACTAATTTATTTAATGAAAAAGATACAAAAGCAAGTAATTTATCTGAAGGTGAAAAACAAAGGTTATCTATCATAAGAACAGTTATAAAAGATTCGTATGTATATATATATGATGAACCAACTTCAAAATTAAATTTGGAAAATATTAAGATTATTAAAGATTTAATAGTTAAGCAAGCAAAGAAAAAAATCGTTATTATTGCAACGCATGAAAAACTCTTTTTAGATGAAAGTGATAGAATCATTAAACTCGCAAATGGTAAAATAGTATCAGATGAGCAAAAGATTAAAAGCAATAATACAATTTCTGTCAATGAAAATAGAACTGAAAATGAAGTTAATTTAGTGATTAAGACAATTCTTAAAACTGATCTTCTAAGAAAACCTAGCAATCTATTTCCAAAATTTTTCTATACTTTGCTCGTTTTAGTGATTACTTTGCTGGCAATCTTAAACTTCAATTATAATAAAATTTACTATGGAAATTATTTTGATAACTATGTTGAAGTAGCCAGAAAAGATGGTAAAGAGTTTTCTAGTAATGAATATGAAAAATTTTCTAATAATAAATATATTGAGAATGTTTATGTAAATGAAATTATATATTATGTTGAAGATTATGCATCAAATAGTCAAAAGTTAGTTAATGTTTATTCAAGTTCAAATTTTAAAACAGATGATTTGATTATTGGAAGATTACCAAAAAATGCTAATGAGATTGTTTTAACTTCGGAATATTTGAAATACTATCAGCTACATACTAATGATTTTTACTATCAATCAAATATAAAAAACATGAAAGTTATCGGAATATCAAATGAATACAATATAGTCTCTAAAGAAAAGTTTATTGAATTGATTGGAAATAGTATGTTTAAGAAAAATGGAATAAGAATAAAAGGTAACGGTTTCGACAAAACTTATATCTCTATAATTAATTTTTTGAAGTTTAATGAAGAGCTAAAAGAAGATGAATATATAATTAACATTGGAAATGAAATGGAAGAATCAAGTGAATTTTTGAAAAATTTAAATGATGAAAACAAGGTGTTTTTAGCAAAAACTAATACTGAAGTTATTTTTGAAATAGATCCTATAGTTAAACATGTAAGTGGTAGTTTAGCTTCGGTAGAAATAAACTATAAAACTTTTGAAAAAATAATAAGCCAATACAAAGATGAATTTTCAATAAAATACAATGATTATTCAAGTGATTTAATACGCCTAAAAATTAATAAATATTCGGATTTTTTGAAATTAGAAAATTCAATTGGTAATGATTATGTGTTTTTAACAAATAATCATATTCTAAATGAACGATATAAAGATAATTACTTTGATATTTTAGTATTTATTACACTTTTTTTATGTTTTATATATTTAAATTTAAAAATATATCTAAGAATAATTACAAAAAAAGAATTAAAAAACATTGAAAAAAGAATTGAAAATGGGTTAAATTCTAATCTTATCAACTTAATAAATATGATAAAGAATACAATAGTTTTCATTGCTTCTTTGATATTTAGTATTTTATGTGTTTATATAATTAAAATATTTTTCCCATATTTAAGCGCATATTTTAAAGTTTCCCAATTTTGGGTTTTAATTTCGATATTTTTTAGTATTATCGTTTTAAAAATGTTTCTTTCAATTAAAATATTTTCTAAGAAAGAAAAAAATGGAGGGTCTACAATATGA